Proteins encoded within one genomic window of Acidobacteriota bacterium:
- a CDS encoding sulfatase-like hydrolase/transferase, with product MLDAARPDHFSCYGYPKPTTPQIDRLAARGAIFLNNYAQATTTRTSVPRLLYSRYFAPEIFPNHHAIPFTNPGNLFRKIDDEAMSLPRALEANGVVTAAISAHEWITAESPFAREFTFLFDLQSTIPFDRSYGYPRADKVVDQAVDWIWKNRSRDFFLYLHVMDTHFPHFFQGDARTFFGSEPYTGGAFGPEGLTLDVNRSATAEDRKYLNALYDGGLRYADRELGRLFATLEDWGVLDQTLIVITADHGEFLLDRKGYMTHGGPWYEPLARVPLIIHYPLKVSPGRRDALTESIDIAPTLLKLLGISLPEGSSFDGRDVFQEQAKRSRAMSEGGIRDERYKLIFKSSGTEVLGPTAPAPKAANAELYDLAADPKETRNLAAESPAVVERLLSAYRAQLQRPWIRFQAATTHDQPRQSFAIAAPAFGGDAEIPFLPVEENPANLQQTPTPSGWLGRATWDNSWLFAKRGAKPLHISFPMPKGRYFLVADIWGAVQIEINGQKVLLQSDALSADLRRDPKPIDIGEIELKGETFSAILYPQPTHPWFAIRYLGFNPVINGKRGGYYDKEREERLRSLGYIR from the coding sequence GGATATCCGAAGCCCACAACCCCGCAGATCGACCGCCTTGCCGCACGGGGAGCGATCTTTCTCAATAACTACGCCCAAGCCACCACTACCCGGACCTCCGTCCCTCGCCTCCTGTATTCGAGATATTTCGCCCCGGAAATCTTCCCCAACCATCACGCGATTCCCTTCACCAATCCCGGCAATCTCTTCCGCAAGATAGACGACGAGGCGATGTCCCTGCCCCGCGCTCTCGAAGCGAACGGCGTCGTGACCGCGGCGATTTCGGCCCACGAATGGATCACAGCCGAGTCTCCTTTCGCCCGCGAATTTACGTTTCTGTTCGACCTCCAATCGACGATCCCCTTCGACCGGAGTTACGGCTATCCCCGGGCCGACAAAGTCGTCGATCAGGCCGTCGACTGGATCTGGAAGAACCGCAGCCGCGACTTCTTCCTGTACCTCCATGTCATGGACACGCATTTCCCGCATTTCTTCCAGGGCGACGCCCGAACGTTTTTCGGTTCTGAGCCTTATACGGGCGGAGCGTTCGGGCCGGAAGGTCTGACGCTCGACGTGAATAGATCCGCGACCGCGGAAGACCGGAAGTACCTCAACGCCCTTTACGACGGAGGCCTCCGCTACGCCGATCGAGAACTCGGCCGCCTCTTCGCCACCTTGGAAGATTGGGGTGTGCTCGATCAGACCCTGATCGTCATCACCGCCGACCACGGCGAATTTCTCCTCGATCGCAAGGGCTATATGACCCACGGCGGTCCCTGGTATGAACCGCTGGCCCGGGTTCCCCTGATCATCCATTATCCGCTCAAGGTGTCCCCCGGCCGGCGCGACGCTTTGACCGAATCCATCGACATCGCCCCGACTCTGTTGAAGCTGTTGGGAATCTCGCTCCCCGAAGGAAGTTCCTTCGACGGGCGAGACGTGTTCCAGGAACAGGCGAAACGCTCCCGGGCGATGTCCGAAGGCGGGATCCGCGACGAACGGTACAAACTGATCTTCAAGTCCTCCGGGACCGAAGTTCTCGGCCCGACTGCGCCCGCCCCGAAGGCGGCGAACGCGGAGCTGTACGATCTTGCCGCCGACCCGAAAGAAACGCGCAACCTCGCCGCGGAATCGCCCGCCGTCGTCGAGCGGCTTCTCTCCGCCTATCGAGCACAACTTCAACGGCCCTGGATTCGTTTTCAGGCGGCGACGACACACGACCAACCCCGCCAATCATTCGCGATCGCAGCCCCCGCGTTCGGCGGGGATGCGGAAATCCCGTTTCTTCCCGTCGAGGAGAATCCGGCGAATCTCCAGCAGACGCCCACGCCTTCCGGATGGCTCGGCCGGGCGACCTGGGACAATTCCTGGTTATTCGCGAAGCGAGGGGCCAAACCCCTCCACATCTCTTTTCCCATGCCCAAGGGAAGATATTTCCTCGTCGCCGACATATGGGGGGCAGTCCAGATCGAAATCAACGGACAGAAGGTTCTCCTTCAATCGGACGCGCTTTCGGCTGACCTTCGCCGGGACCCGAAACCGATCGATATCGGCGAAATCGAACTGAAAGGGGAGACGTTCTCCGCCATCCTGTATCCCCAGCCGACCCATCCCTGGTTTGCAATCCGCTATCTCGGATTCAATCCCGTCATCAACGGAAAACGCGGTGGCTATTACGACAAGGAACGGGAGGAGCGGCTTCGCTCACTCGGCTATATCAGGTAG